TCCGGTTCCGTACAAGGAAGATGCTGAGAATAATTATATCCGCCACATAACCAAGGTCGTGGTTGACGGTTTTGGTGAAGGTGAGGAATGGAATCGGCCGATAGGTTTGGAAACTGAAATTGTGCCTTTGACTCGTCCCTTCGGTAACTATGCCGGCAATGTTTTTCAGGGAATTGTCATGTATAAAGGCAAGCCTGCTCCGTATACCCGCGTTGAAGTCGAATTTTATAATGAAGACGGCAAGCGCACCGCGCCCAACGAGCGTATGGTAACGCAGGAAGTCCTTGCCGACTCCAATGGTGTCTTCACCTTTGCCTGTCCATGGCAGGGATGGTGGGGGTTTGCTGGTTTGACCACTGCAGTTGAACCGTACAAAGGTCGCGAGCTTGAGCTCGGCGCCGTTATTTGGGTCAACATGAAATAATACCAAAACAAAGGGCAGCTACAGAAGCTGTCCTTTATTTTGTGACGTATGCGGGTGCCTTGCAGCACGCATCCTGTTCAGGATGGGTGTGATGAATTCATCTGGGAATGCTCCGCACACAGCTCCGAAATATGCTCCACAGATGGAGCCAATCACCAGATTGGCTCCATCTGTGCTGGCTGCCACTTGAAAGAGTGTTCCTACCATCGCGCCAAAGAATGCTCCCATTGTCCATCCGTCATTATTGACGCCTCGATACGGCTTCATGCCTCGCCATGTCCTGAAGAGATCCTTGAGGAAAAAGCCGGTAAATCCTCCCAGAAAGGCCCCGACGAGGGTCAGCATCATCCCAGGGAAAACTGTGTGCAGTGTCAATTCTCTATACTGCATGGAACCTTCGATAATGCCAGCCAGTCCACCGATAGCCAAAGTGCTGTGAAAGCTTTTTTCCTTGATGTCCATTGTGGGAATCAGATGATGCATGGCTGCTCCATGGGGAAAATGTTTCCCTAATAGGTTTTCTTATGAAGACTGCTAAAACTGTGCCGATCAAAAATGACTCTATCCTACAACAAAATTATCAAACAAGTGTTTGAAATTGCTTTAATGTTTTACATTTTTTTTTGTGTCGGTTAAGAGGTGAGAGTTTGTGCAAAATAATTAATTCAGTGTTTCCGGGGCGAAAATCAGGACGCCACATCTGGGAGGGTGCCGGGCTCATTGAACAAGACCGCTGCCGATTGAATCGGCAGAATCCAAGGGGGAAGGATGAAACGTGCATCCGCCATTTTTTTCTGTAGCTTAATCATCTGTCTTTTAGCGTCCGCCGTCACCGTACAGGCGGGCGGGTTTGCTCTGTATGAGTGGGGCAACCGTGCATTGGGTATGGGTACTGCCAACTATGCCACTGGGAATGATGCTTCTGTTATTGCTTATAACCCGTCCCTGATGACCAAATTGAAAGGGACTAATGTGTATGGTGGCGTCGCAGTCATTAACCCGATGTCGGATGTGTATATTGATGGCGTTAAGAACACCACTCGTTCAGTGAATCACGCTGTCCCTCATGCCTACATAACTCATCAGGTGAATGACGATCTGTTTGTTGGTCTGGGTGAGTACACCCGGTTCGGTCTTGGTACCAAGTATGCCGATGGTTGGGTTGGTGCCAATCTGCTTCAGGAGGCAATGCTCGAGACATTCTCTTTTACTCCTTCAGTTGCATATAAAGTGACTGACGATTTCGCGATTTCAGGAAGCGTGGAGTATATCAAGGGTGGCTTCATGATCAAGAAACAGGTTGCGCTGCTTGCTGGTCCGGATGAACTCAAGGTTGACGTTGATTCATCCGCTCTCGCTTTCAACCTGTCCATGGTTTATGATTTTACGGATGATTTGAACATCGGTTTTATTTATCGGTCCCCTGTGCACTTTGTCGGTAAGGGCAAGGCCACGTATAATAATCCGGGAATTCCTCTCAACTCTTCCGGTAACGCAACACTGACCGCAGATTTTCCCGCCAGTTATACTGTTGGATTGGGGTATAGTCCCATGGAAAATCTGACATTGGAATTTGATGTCGTGTATACTCAGTGGGAGCAGTTCGATCGAATCGAATTTGATTTTGACGGCTTTGCTCTTCCCGATACCGTGGAAGAATTTAACTATAAGAGCACTTGGCGCTTCCAACTCGGTGCAGAGTACTTGGTCTCCGATGCTTTGGCACTGCGTGCCGGGTATGTTTACGACCAGACTCCGATCCGCCATGAGTATACTTCTCCGTTGCTGCCTGCGAACGATCGACAGATGTTTACTCTTGGTGCAGGCTACTCAATTAATGATATAACTTTCGACTTGGCTGGTATGTATATCATAACCAAAGAACGTACCGGGTTGACCATGAATGACGGTGTGGCTGATCACGCAGTGGAATTCAAGAACGGTCGTACCTGGGGTGCAGGTCTCTCCATAGGGTATGCTTTCTAAGCAGATCTCATTGATGATATTCAGGCCCCTGCTTCGGCAGGGGCCTTTTTATTTCGTTGACACTCTCGGCAAGTATGGTTGAATCTGACGGTCGAGGAACAGCATGATTACACTGAACACACTCTCTTTTGCTTATCCATCCGGTGGTGACGTCTTGTCTGGTTTGTCCATGAATATCCCAAAAGGGACGCTCTTGGGATTAGTCGGTGCCAATGGAAGCGGGAAATCCACACTTCTGTCGCTTATGGCCGGGTTGTACGCCCCAACGGGAGGCTCTCTGGTTGTGGCAGATCGTCTTAGCCCCGGTTCAGAGAAATCCATTCGAGCCATATGCCGTTTGGTGATGCAGGATGCTGATCTGCAAATTCTTGGTGGTACTGTGGAAGAAGATATGCTCATGGGCGTGAAGCGTAATGAAGCGACTCTTGTACGGGCCAGAAAAATGGCTGAAAGATTCAACCTGCTTTCAGCCTGGGATCGCCCTGTGCAAATTTTGTCCTGGGGTATGAAGCGCAAGCTCTGTCTGGCGGCAGCGTTATTGGATGAACCAAAAGTGTTATTGTTGGACGAACCCTTCAGTGGCCTAGATTATCCAGGAGTGCGGGAGATGCGTTCTATCATTCGAGAAAACCGGCAGGCGGGGCTGACGCAGGTTGTGTCTTCCCACGATCTGGAGAGTTTTATTGATTTGGTGGACGGGGTGGCTCTTCTCGACAGCGGAAAGCTCATTGTAATCGGTCCTCCTGCATCCGTTTTGGACACAGTTCGTGAACATGGGGTTCGTCCTCCGCGTTCCTGGTCTGTTGATCGTGTTATTGGCTCGTGGGATGAGGTGAACGGATGATATCCGGTACAGCCGCATTCCTCCGAGGGCTTGACCCTCGTCTGAAGTTGGCGGTCGCACTTGTGCTTGGCCCCTGCCTATGGAAAGTCGATGTCATTGCGGTCACTGTATGCATATTTGTTTTGCTTTCCATTGTCTGGCCTCTTGCCGCGGGACAACCTGTCGGATTCAAGATGATTCGCAGCCTGCTGGTTTTCGTCCTGTTCTGGATGGCCGTCAAGATGGTACTTGATGCCGCGTCAGAAGTGCCTCTTGAGTTTATCATAATGGACGGTATTCAACTGGGGGCACGTCTTGTCGCGTTACTTCTCCTCGGTCTTGGGCTGGCTCTGTCAACATCGGCTCGTTCGCTCGGATTGGCTGTGTCATGGGGGCTGCGCCCGTTGATAGGTAAGGAACGTGCCTGGCGAGCGGCCCTGTCACTTGCTTTGATGATCCACTTCCTGCCAATTTGTCTGGAGACACTTGCCAGAGTCAAGGAGGTGGCCTCTCGCCGCTGTCTCGGTTTTGGAGTAGGTGTTCGAATGCGTATAGTCCCGCTAGCCTTGGTGCGTAATCTTAGCCAGAAGACCTGGAACCAGACCCTGGCCGTGGCCTGTCGCGGCCTGGATTCTTCCACCGCATGGGAACCTGATTTTTCCTGGTGCGTTCAGGATGGCGTGACCGCCATTCTTTCCATGACAGCAATTGGTGTCATGTTTCTTATCTGATCCAGTATATCCCCAATATTGACGCCGTCCATATTCCTGCCGTAGAGTCTGTTCAATCGGAAAAGTCCCTAATTGACACTGTTTTGCAGGGAGAGAACAGACATGGCACAGATAAAAATGATGACCGTAGACATGGCTCGATCGTTTATGAACACCCACAAGCCTGATTCCTATACGCTTCTGGATGTTCGGCAGGCATGGGAATATGAGGATGAGCATATTCCGGGTGCGCGCCTTATTCCATTGGTCGAACTTCCTGATCGTTTAGATGAAATTGACAGTATCAAGCCTATACTTGCTTACTGCCGATCCGGTGGTCGGAGTATGGCTGCTTCTGTATTGCTTGAAGGTGATGGCTTTCCCGATATTAGTAATATTGTGGGGGGGATGAGCAGTTGGAATGGCGAGACTGCATTCGGCCCCATGGAACTCGGTATGATTGAGTTTACGGGGACAGAGACTCCGTTGGAGATGGTTCTCAAGGCGTATGCCATGGAGAGCAATTTGCAACAATTTTATGTGGAGCGGGCTGATATGGCGGAAACTCTGGAGCGAATAGAGTTATTCATGGAGCTTGCTGAACTGGAAGATCGTCACAAGGATACCCTGTTCACTCTCTACTGTCGCCTTTCAGGTCAGGAAATGGATCGTAGCGTATTTGAGAGTACTGCTTTTGAGGCAAAAGGTTTGGCAGCGGAAGGGGGTGTTGAAATACGAGATTTTCTTGAGCAGCACCCGGCGGCCTTTGATGACGAGGAAGGAATCCTGCAATTGGCGACAATGGTTGAGGCGCAAGCATTGGATTACTACCAGCGGTGTTCGAGGCGTGTGGATAACAAGGAAACAGAAGCTGTTTTACAAACCCTTGCTCGGGAAGAAAAGGCACATTTGAAGTTGTTGGGGCGGCATATGGACAAGCGGGAACCATAATTTTCTGTCACCATGTTTGTGGGCGGACATGATCGCTTTGGACATTCGTTTCTGTTTGTCCTGTCCAGAATAGCGCCTCCATGTCAGGTGTGAATGCCTATCTATTGGGCGGAACATGATGCAGTGGGAAAAAAAGAGATAGATATGTTTACGAGTGAATGCCTGCTCGTCCTGCATTGGGTTGCAAGTATCGTTTAGTCCTTAATTCAAGGATGATGTGTGTTTTATCGGAGGCTGTTTTTTGGGAGGTTGTCCAAGACGGAGATTTGGAAATACGATGCCTATGAGAATCAAGGCGATACCGCCAATTTGTAATAAGACAATATTTTCTCCCAGAAAAGCGGCTGCCGCGGCCAGGGTTACAACGGGTTCGACAGATGAAAATATGCTGGTATAGGCACAGCCGATTTTTTCAATGGCCTGATAGAGAAGGGCAACAGCCAGGATGCCTGGAAACAGCCCCAGAGCAAGGCTGATTAGTACTTGTGTGCCAGAAAGGTGGAACCATGCGGAAACGTCACCGGAGATGGTGAACGCTATGGCGGCAAAGAGTATAGCATAAAACGTTGCGGTCAATGGTTTCAAGTCCTTGAGAAGTACCTGAGTCAGAATCAGGTACGCAGAAAATATAGCCATGGATCCGAATGCGTATGCAAGGCCAACGGGGTCTACCTCTCGCAGAAAGGCGTCAAAGAAGACAAGACAACAGCCAGACATGACCATAGCGAGTGAAATAATAATGATGCTGTTCAGGCGTGTTTTGAAGAGTAACGCTGACGCGAGAGTGACCACTACGGGATACCCATAGAGGATCAGCGAGGTTGTTGATGCCGGAATGGTCGCTAATGCCTGAACAAAACAGGTTGTCTGCCCCCAGTACACAACTGTCCCCAGAAAAGCGCATTTGCCGAGATTGAGTAGTGATATTCGGAATAGTGATCGGTCTTTGATCAGCATGAATATGAACAGAAAAAAAGCTGCGTAAGAAAAACGGTACTGCATCATGACCGCACCATCCATGCCTGTCGCGTATCCGAATTTGACAAGAATAGGCAAGGAAGCGAACGCTGTGGCGGAAATTAGCGCATAAATGAGACCTTGTATCATAATGTTATGCTTTGGACATATAGGCCATGTATTCCTGATTGCCTTTGGGGCCGAGGATTTTTGATGGTACTACACCTTTGATAATCAAGCCGAGTTCGTTTTTGCAGAACCCTGTCACCATATCTACAGTTTCCTGACGTACTGTTTCATTGCGGACGACGCCTTTGTCTGTCTGGCCCGGGCCGACTTCGAATTGCGGTTTGATGAGCACGACCAATTCGCCACCGGTTTTTAGGAATTGACAGCAAGCCGGAAGAATTTTCGTGAGGGAAATAAAGGAAACATCGGCTACAACAACATCCACTGGTTCCGGGATAAGATCCGGCTCGGCATGTCGGACGTTCGTGCGTTCCATGTTGATTACACGTTCGTCCTGCCTGAGCTTTTCGTGCAATTGACCGTAACCCACATCAATGGCGTAGACTCTAGTTGCTCCATATTGGAGCATGCAGTCAGTAAAACCGCCGGTCGAAGCGCCTGCATCAAGGGCGACCTTGTCTGTGAAGTCAATGGAAAACTCTTCGATGGCAGTGAGGAGCTTGTACGCGCCACGTGAGACGAAGCGGGAATCGTCCGGGACAACAAATTCCGTGTCCGGGAAGAACTGCTGTCCGGGTTTGCCTACAGGGATTTTTTGCCCTCGGTCCATATAATGGACTTTCCCGGCCATGATAAGCCGTTTGGCTTTTTCCCGGCTTTCTACCGCGCCCGATGCGGCGAGCAGATGATCTGCCCGTTGTTTTTTTGCCACCATCGCGTCGACTACTTCTTTTCCAAACCGAGTTTTGCCACGACCTTGTCCGCAGTGTTGCGAGTATATTCCTCGGGAGAAAGAGCTTCCTTTTCCTCTGGGGAAATGACTAGTTCCGGCGTGTTTGCCAAAGTCATGTCGGGCGTGATTTCAAACTCCGGCGGGAAGCTGTTGTCAAAATACATATTCTGGAAATCCACGAACTTGAGCTGGTGAGCTGTAGAGTCAAGAATGCAGAGTTCCTCAGGTGTCACCAATCCCAGTTCCAGAGCTCGTTTGGCTCCGGCAAAGGATTCGCCACCCTGAGTACAAGCGATGTGTCCGTGCATATTGGCCTGAATCATGGAATCCATGATCTGCTGCTCTGTGACCTGAAGAACTTGGAAGGAACCTTTGCCGCCGATGGCTTCGAATTTTTCCGCGAAATATCTTACGCGGGGGAAAGATACCGGGTTACCGATCATGGCGGCCTGAGCCACGGAGGCAGCGACAGTAACAGGCTCGTACTGACGTTCTTTGGGGTCGTTCACTGCATAGTAGCGATAGACCGGGTCGGCATGGTGGGATTGCACACCAAAAATGCGCGGTAGATTGGTGATGATTTCCAATTCATAGAGCTTGAGGAAACCGGCCATGATAGCGGTGATGTTGCCTGCATTGCCGATAGGGACGAAGATGCATTTGCCTTTCATGTCCCAGTCGAACCACTGGGCGCATTCGAACGCGTAGGACTCCTGTCCGAGAATACGCCAGGCATTCTTGGAGTTGAGCAGCGCTACTCGGTAGTTGTCGGCCAGATGTTCGACTACCTTCATGCAGTCGTCGAAAACGCCGGGAACTTCCAGTACGACCGCACCGGAGCCAAGCGGCTGTGCAAGCTGTGCCGGTGTGACCTTGCCATGCGGCAGGATGACCACCGATTTGATGGCACCCCCGACATAGGATGCATACAGGGCCGCCGCTGCCGAGGTGTCACCTGTGGAGGCGCAGACCGTGAGAATCTGGTCCCAGTCATTTTGGCGGATGAGCGAGCGGAGATAGGAAAAACCACAGGCCATGCCGCGATCCTTGAAGGAGGCGGATGGATTCTGACCATCGTTTTTGTAGGCTGTGGTCAGGCCGGTGGTTTGGTTCAGAGTCGGACTGGATTCAACAACCGGGGTATTGCCTTCGCCGAGGTAGACGATGTCCTCCTCTTCGAGTACCGGTGCCATGAGTTCGTAGAAACGGAAAATACCGCGCAGGGCTGT
The genomic region above belongs to uncultured Pseudodesulfovibrio sp. and contains:
- a CDS encoding DUF4198 domain-containing protein, translating into MSLQRIVLALVCVFWATTASAHFGMLIPDTDETTQEKRNVELTLSFSHPFEMVGMELEKPAEFFVVVDDGERMDLLPTLKETRVMDHTAWKTSYTPKAPGMYTFVLDPVPYKEDAENNYIRHITKVVVDGFGEGEEWNRPIGLETEIVPLTRPFGNYAGNVFQGIVMYKGKPAPYTRVEVEFYNEDGKRTAPNERMVTQEVLADSNGVFTFACPWQGWWGFAGLTTAVEPYKGRELELGAVIWVNMK
- a CDS encoding OmpP1/FadL family transporter, producing MKRASAIFFCSLIICLLASAVTVQAGGFALYEWGNRALGMGTANYATGNDASVIAYNPSLMTKLKGTNVYGGVAVINPMSDVYIDGVKNTTRSVNHAVPHAYITHQVNDDLFVGLGEYTRFGLGTKYADGWVGANLLQEAMLETFSFTPSVAYKVTDDFAISGSVEYIKGGFMIKKQVALLAGPDELKVDVDSSALAFNLSMVYDFTDDLNIGFIYRSPVHFVGKGKATYNNPGIPLNSSGNATLTADFPASYTVGLGYSPMENLTLEFDVVYTQWEQFDRIEFDFDGFALPDTVEEFNYKSTWRFQLGAEYLVSDALALRAGYVYDQTPIRHEYTSPLLPANDRQMFTLGAGYSINDITFDLAGMYIITKERTGLTMNDGVADHAVEFKNGRTWGAGLSIGYAF
- a CDS encoding ABC transporter ATP-binding protein, translating into MITLNTLSFAYPSGGDVLSGLSMNIPKGTLLGLVGANGSGKSTLLSLMAGLYAPTGGSLVVADRLSPGSEKSIRAICRLVMQDADLQILGGTVEEDMLMGVKRNEATLVRARKMAERFNLLSAWDRPVQILSWGMKRKLCLAAALLDEPKVLLLDEPFSGLDYPGVREMRSIIRENRQAGLTQVVSSHDLESFIDLVDGVALLDSGKLIVIGPPASVLDTVREHGVRPPRSWSVDRVIGSWDEVNG
- a CDS encoding cobalt transporter, producing the protein MISGTAAFLRGLDPRLKLAVALVLGPCLWKVDVIAVTVCIFVLLSIVWPLAAGQPVGFKMIRSLLVFVLFWMAVKMVLDAASEVPLEFIIMDGIQLGARLVALLLLGLGLALSTSARSLGLAVSWGLRPLIGKERAWRAALSLALMIHFLPICLETLARVKEVASRRCLGFGVGVRMRIVPLALVRNLSQKTWNQTLAVACRGLDSSTAWEPDFSWCVQDGVTAILSMTAIGVMFLI
- a CDS encoding rhodanese-like domain-containing protein, translated to MAQIKMMTVDMARSFMNTHKPDSYTLLDVRQAWEYEDEHIPGARLIPLVELPDRLDEIDSIKPILAYCRSGGRSMAASVLLEGDGFPDISNIVGGMSSWNGETAFGPMELGMIEFTGTETPLEMVLKAYAMESNLQQFYVERADMAETLERIELFMELAELEDRHKDTLFTLYCRLSGQEMDRSVFESTAFEAKGLAAEGGVEIRDFLEQHPAAFDDEEGILQLATMVEAQALDYYQRCSRRVDNKETEAVLQTLAREEKAHLKLLGRHMDKREP
- a CDS encoding DMT family transporter, translated to MIQGLIYALISATAFASLPILVKFGYATGMDGAVMMQYRFSYAAFFLFIFMLIKDRSLFRISLLNLGKCAFLGTVVYWGQTTCFVQALATIPASTTSLILYGYPVVVTLASALLFKTRLNSIIIISLAMVMSGCCLVFFDAFLREVDPVGLAYAFGSMAIFSAYLILTQVLLKDLKPLTATFYAILFAAIAFTISGDVSAWFHLSGTQVLISLALGLFPGILAVALLYQAIEKIGCAYTSIFSSVEPVVTLAAAAAFLGENIVLLQIGGIALILIGIVFPNLRLGQPPKKQPPIKHTSSLN
- a CDS encoding TlyA family RNA methyltransferase; translated protein: MAKKQRADHLLAASGAVESREKAKRLIMAGKVHYMDRGQKIPVGKPGQQFFPDTEFVVPDDSRFVSRGAYKLLTAIEEFSIDFTDKVALDAGASTGGFTDCMLQYGATRVYAIDVGYGQLHEKLRQDERVINMERTNVRHAEPDLIPEPVDVVVADVSFISLTKILPACCQFLKTGGELVVLIKPQFEVGPGQTDKGVVRNETVRQETVDMVTGFCKNELGLIIKGVVPSKILGPKGNQEYMAYMSKA
- the thrC gene encoding threonine synthase; this encodes MTADLFPSYRGHMEYFCLGCGKRFPTDELHYTCPECGGVFLLDNLLFDELKKTSGEQWREIFDSRAASKKTALRGIFRFYELMAPVLEEEDIVYLGEGNTPVVESSPTLNQTTGLTTAYKNDGQNPSASFKDRGMACGFSYLRSLIRQNDWDQILTVCASTGDTSAAAALYASYVGGAIKSVVILPHGKVTPAQLAQPLGSGAVVLEVPGVFDDCMKVVEHLADNYRVALLNSKNAWRILGQESYAFECAQWFDWDMKGKCIFVPIGNAGNITAIMAGFLKLYELEIITNLPRIFGVQSHHADPVYRYYAVNDPKERQYEPVTVAASVAQAAMIGNPVSFPRVRYFAEKFEAIGGKGSFQVLQVTEQQIMDSMIQANMHGHIACTQGGESFAGAKRALELGLVTPEELCILDSTAHQLKFVDFQNMYFDNSFPPEFEITPDMTLANTPELVISPEEKEALSPEEYTRNTADKVVAKLGLEKK